The Streptomyces sp. NBC_00483 genome contains the following window.
AGGACCGGATCGCGGAAATGCTGCTCCGTAAGCAGGAGTTGGCGGACGCGGTGCTCGGTTCCGGTGAGGCGGCGCTGACCGAACTCACCGACGCGGAACTGGCGGACCTGGTCGAGTTGCGAGGGGGCACCCGATGAGCCACATGGAAGACGACATGCGCACGTTCGCGGCACTGCCGCCCGCGCGCGGGCGGGCCTTCGCCGAGACCTGGTGGGGGCAGGCCTGGTTGAAGGCCCTGGAGGACACCGCGCTCGACACCGCGCAGCTGAAGGCGGGACGTCGGCTCGCGCGCGCGGGAGCGGTGGGCGCGGTGTCGGTCCGGCCGGGTCGCATCACCGCGGTGGTGGAGGACCGCGGCGGCGCCACACACCGCTCGGACGTGCTGCTGCAGTGCCTGGACGAGGACGAGTGGGACGGCTTCCTGACGATGGCGGCCGAGCGGGCCGGGCACATCGCGGCGCTCCTGGACCGCGACATGCCGCCGCACCTCGTGGAGGACGCCTCGGCCTCGGGTGTGGAACTCCTGCCGGGGATCGGCGACTTGGAGCCGCGCTGCGACTGCGACGCCTGGGACCACTGCGCGCACACGGCGGCGCTGAGCTATCAGCTCGCCCGTCTGCTGGACCAGGATCCGTTCGTGCTGCTCCTGCTGCGCGGGCGCGGCGAGCGCGCGCTGCTCGACGAGCTTCAGGTGCGCAGCACCGTACGCACCGAACCGGAGGCGCCGCACGCAGCCCGGGAGGCCGAGGGGGTGGACGCGGCCGAGGCGTACGCGTCGGCGATCGTGCTGCCACCGCTGCCGGGTCCGCCGCCGCTGCCCGACGAGCCCGGCCTGCCGCCGTCGCTCGACACGGAGACAGCACCACCCGCGGGCACGGACGTCGACGCGCTCGGCTTCCTCGGCGCGCAGGCGGCGACCGAAGCGCACCGGCTGCTCGCGGAGGCACTGTCCCCCGGGCACGAACAGCGCCCTGCCCCACCGGAATTGACCGTGCCGCAGGACGCCGTACGTCTGGCCTCCGCGTCCCCCGTGCCGCACATCCGGGCACGGCTCGCCGAGGTCGGTGGCCGCGGCCGGGAGGGCCTGACGCTCGCCGTACATGCCTGGGAGTACGGGGGCGCCGCCGCGCTCGACGTACTGGACGAGGACCGGACCCCGGACGCGGAAGGCCTGGTACGCGCGCGTGCCGCGCTCGACGCGGCCTGGGACGACGACGAGCGCCCCGCGCTCAAGGCCGCCCGCGGCCGCTGGAGCACCGCCGACGGGCAGGCCCAACTGCGGCTCGGCCGGGACGGTCGCTGGTGGCCCTACCGCAAGCAGCGCGGTCGCTGGGCTCCCGCCGGGCCCTCGGCGTCCGACCCCGCCTCCGCGCTGGCCGGAGCCCTCGGCTCCGCCGACGAGGACGGGTAGGCGGAGTCCCGCCGGGCACAGTCCCACCGGGCGCAGTCCCGCGGTGGCCTCTCCGACATCGGTGAGGCCACCGCGAAACCCGCTATCGGATCGGCATGCCCGAGAGGGTGCGGGCGATGACCAGGCGCTGGATCTCGCTCGTGCCCTCGAAGATCGTGTAGATCGCGGCGTCGCGGTGCATGCGCTCCACGGGGTACTCGCGGGTGAAGCCGTTGCCGCCGAGGATCTGGACGGCCTGGGCGCTGACCTTCTTGGCTGTCTCGCTCGCGAACAGCTTGGACATGGAGCCCTCGGCGTTCTCGAACTTCTTGCCCGTGGACGCCATCCAGGAGGCACGCCACACCAGGAGGCGCGCGGCGTCGATCTGGGTGCGCATGTCGGCGAGTTGGAAGGCCACGCCCTGGTTGTCGATGATCGGGCGGCCGAACTGCTCGCGCGTCTTCGCGTACTCCAGGGCCTCCTCGTAGGCGGCGCGGGCCGTGCCGACCGCCATGGCGCCGACGGCGGGACGCGAGGCCTCGAAGGTGGCCATCGCGGCGTTCTTCACGCGCTCGCCGCCCTTCTTGGCCTTCTCCCGCGAGCGGGCCAGGCGCTCGTCGAGCTTGTCCTTGCCGCCGAGCAGGCAGGAGCCGGGCACCCGGACGTTCTCCAGGACGACCTCGGCGGTGTGCGAGGCGCGGATGCCGTGCTTCTTGAACTTCTGCCCCTGGGACAGACCGGGGGTGTTCGGCGGCACGATGAAGGAGGCGTGCCCCTTGGAGCCGAGCTCCGCGTCCACGGAGGCGACGACCACGTGGACATTGGCGATGCCGCCGTTCGTCGCCCACGTCTTGGTGCCGTTCAGGACCCACTCGTCCTTGGCCTCGTCGTAGACGGCGCGCGTGCGCATCGCGGCGACATCGGAGCCGGCGTCCGGCTCGGAGGAGCAGAAGGCGGCCACCTTCACGTCGTTCGCGTCGCCGTACATCTGCGGGATCCAGGTGCCGATCTGCTCCTCGGTGCCGTTGGCGAGGACGCCGACCGCGGCGAGGCCCGTGCCGACGATGGACAGGCCGATGCCCGCGTCGCCCCAGAACAGCTCCTCCATGGCCATCGGAATGCCGAGGCCCGAAGGGTCGAAGAACTGCTGCGCGTAGAAGTCCAGGGAGTAGATTCCGAGCTTGGCCGCTTCCTGGATGACCGGCCAGGGGGTCTCCTCGCGCTCGTCCCACTCGGCGGCCGCGGGGCGGATCACATCGGCGGCGAAGCCGTGCAGCCAGTCACGGACTTCCTTCTGCTCGTCGCTGAGATCCATGGTGAACTCGGCCATAACCCCTCCAGGGCGCACGCAATACTGTGTTACTTAAGGTAACTCGAGTCTGTTACTGGCGAGTAGCCCCTGTCAACCTCCGAGTGCGCGTTCGATACCGGATGGCCATCGGGTGTTACCTTTCGCGTGCGTCAGGCAATCGCACGGGGGTGGGGAGAGCTCATGGAGACCACACAACGGAACGATCAGCGCGCGGACCAACAGTCCGCCGCCGAGCGTCGGCGCCGCGAGCTGCTTGAGGCCGCGGACCGGGTGGTGCTCCGGGACGGCCCCGGCGCCTCGATGAACGCCATCGCGGCCGAGGCCGGGATCACCAAGCCGATCCTGTACCGGCACTTCGGCGACAAGGGCGGCCTCTACGCCGCGCTCGCCATGCGACACACGGACGCGCTGCTCGCCTCGCTGCGGGCCGCCCTGGACGCGCCCGCGGAGCGGCGCGAGCGCGTGGAGGCGACGCTCGACACCTACTTGGCGGCGATCGAGGCCCGCCCTCAGGTCTACCGCTTCCTGATGCATCCGTCGGAGGGCGCCCCCGCCGAATCCGGGTTCGACGTCGGACGGCACTCGGCGCCGCTGCTGCGCCGGATGGGCGAGGAGCTGGCCGAGGTCATCGAGGAGCGCGTGGACCTCGGCCCCGGCAGCCAGCAACTCGCGCGTGTGTGGGGGCACGGGATCGTCGGCATGATGCACGCCGCCGGTGACTGGTGGCTCGGTGACCGCCCGTGCGAGCGCGCCGAGTTGGTGCGCGCACTGGCCGATCTGCTGTGGGGGCGGCTCGCCGCGGCGGGCGACAAGGTGGGCGGCCCCGGCTTCTGACCGGGCCATCTCCTCAACACCTGACGGCGCGGCCTCAGTACCTGGCGACTCCGCCTCACTACCTGACGCCGCCGCACCTGACGACGCCGCCTCAGCGCCTCACGTGGCCCACGGCGCCTTCGCCGCCTGCCGCAGCACCTTCCTGCGGCGCCACCCGGTGACCCGCTCCGTGTACGTACGACCCTCCAAGTGGTCGCACTCGTGCTGGAGGCAGCGGGCGAACCAGCCCGTGCCGTGGATCACCACAGGTTCGCCGCCGAGGTCGTACCCCTCCACGCGCGCGTGGTCGAAGCGGGGCGTGCCCGCCTCGAGGCCCGGGAGCGACAGGCAGCCCTCGGGGCCGCGGATCACGTCGCCGTCGGCCTCGACCAGACGCGGGTTCACGACGTGGCCGACGTGGCGCACATCGTCGTCATCCTCACAGTCGAAGACGAAGACCCGAAGTCCCTCGCCGACCTGGTTCGCGGCGAGGCCCACGCCCTGCGCCGCGTACATCGTGGCGAACATGTCCTCGACCAGGCGCGCGAGGTCCGGGCCGAAGTCCGTTACCTGGGCGCAGGGTTGGTGCAGCACGGTTTCACCGAGCAGGGTCAGGGGTCGTACGCGCCCTGAGGCGCCCGGGATCGAGCCGTGTCGCATGCCGGTAAGGGTACGGTCCAGTACGCACCACGAAGTGCTGGTGGTGCCACTGTTCGGGCTTGTCAGAGGATCTCGATAGGCTGAGCCCACAATCGATGCCGGGGGCAGGCGCGGCGCGGTACGCAAGGAGGACCCAGGAAGATGTCAGGCAACTCGGAGCCGATGACTCCGCGGGCCAAGCTGGCCGTCACCGCGGGCAGGGCCGCGGCCGCGGTGTCGCGGGCGGCGGGCCGCGGCAGCGGATCAGTGATCGGCGGCAAGGTCGCGCTGCGGCTCGACCCCGAGCTGCTCGCGCGGGTCGCCCAGCACCTGGACGTGGTGCTCGTCTCGGCCACGAACGGCAAGACGACGACCACGCGACTGCTCGCGGAGGCCCTGCGCGCCAGCGGCCCCGTCGTCTCGAACGCGCTGGGGGCGAACATGCCCGCGGGCATCACCTCCGCCCTGGCCGGCGGCGGCGAGGCCAAGTACGGCGTGATCGAAGTAGACGAGAAGTACCTGGCCGGTGTCGCCCGCGACACCGACCCGAAGGCGATCGCGCTGCTCAACCTCTCGCGCGACCAGCTGGACCGCGCCGGCGAGACCCGCATGCTCGCCGAGAAGTGGCGTGAGGGCCTGTCCGGTTCGAAGGCCATCGTGATCGCGAACGCGGACGACCCGCTGATCGTCTGGGCCGCCTCCTCCTCGCCGAACGTGGTGTGGGTCGCCGCGGGCCAGGAGTGGAAGGACGACGCCTGGTCCTGCCCGGCGTGCGGCGGCGTGATGCAGCGCCCCGGTGACGACTGGTTCTGCGGCGAGTGCGGCTTCCGCCGCCCGCTCGCGAGCTGGGCGCTCCAGGGCGACCACGTCATCGACCCGCACGGCTCCGCATGGCCGATCAACCTCCAACTGCCGGGCCGCGCCAACAAGGCGAACGCGGCGACGTCCGCTGCCGTGGCCGCCTGCTTCGGGGTGCCCCCGCAGGTCGCCCTGGAGCGCATGTACCAGGTGCAGGCGGTGGCGGGGCGCTACGACGTCGTGCAGTTCCAGGAGCGCGACCTCCGGCTGCTGCTCGCCAAGAACCCGGCGGGCTGGCTCGAAACGTTCACTCTGATCGACCCGCCGCCGACCCCGGTGATCCTCTCGGTGAACGCGCGGGGCGCCGACGGCACCGACACCTCCTGGCTGTGGGACGTCGACTACACGCGCCTGGCCGGGCACCCGATCTGCGTGATCGGCGACCGCCGGCTCGACCTCGCGGTCCGCCTCGAGGTCGCGGGCCTCGACTTCCGGGTCTGCGAAACGCTCGACGAGGCGGTGCAGATGTCGCCCCCCGGGCGGATCGAGCTGATCGCCAACTACACCGCCTTCCAGGACGTCCGCCGCCGCGTGGGCAACTGACGAGCCCCACACAGAGCGCGAACAGCGAAGGATCATGAGCATGAGTGACAACAGCCTGCGTCTCGTGTGGGTCTACCCCGACCTCCTGAGCACCTACGGCGACCAGGGCAACGCTCTGGTGGTGGAGCGCCGCGCCCAGCAGCGCCGCCTCCAGGTCGAGCGCTACGACGTGCGCAGCGACCAGGCCGTGCCTACCTCCGGCGACATCTACCTCATCGGCGGCGGCGAGGACCGTCCGCAGCGCCTCGCGGCGGAGCGGCTGCGCCGCGACGGCGGCCTGGAGCGCGCGGTGGCCAACGGCGCGATCGTCTTCTCCGTGTGCGCCGGTTACCAGATCCTCGGCCACGAGTTCGTGAACGACCTCGGTGAGCGCGAGCCCGGCCTCGGCCTGCTCGACGTCGTCTCGACGCGCGGCGAGGGCGAGCGCTGCGTCGGTGACGTACTGGGCGACATCGACCCGTCGTTGGGCCTGCCGGAGCTGACCGGCTTCGAGAACCACCAGGGCGTCACGCACCTCGGCCCCACGGCGCGGGCCTTCGCCCGGACCCGGATGGGCAAGGGCAACGGCACGGGGGACGGCACCGAAGGCGCCTTCAACGACACCGTTTTCGGCACGTACATGCACGGGCCCGTACTCGCGCGCAATCCGCAGATCGCCGACCTGCTGATCAAGCTGGCGCTCGATGTGAACGCACTGCCGCCGGTGAACGACCACTGGTACGAGGAGCTCCGCAGCGAGCGGATCGCGGCGGCTACGACGCAGCCCGCCTGATCCTCTCGGGGCCCTCCCCCAGGGCCCTTTAGGGCACCCACGCGCCCATGTGAGCAGGCCAGTCCACCAGTCGGACGCCCGGTGCGGTCGGGCCCCCGGCCGCCGATAAGGTACGGGGGTCAAGGCGGACGACGCAGTCCGGCCATCGGCCCACGTTTGCAAAGGTAATCCGGGCTTATGCGTATTGGTGTCCTCACTTCAGGCGGCGACTGTCCCGGCCTGAACGCCGTGATCCGTTCGGTCGTGCACCGTGCCGTCGTCGACCACGGCGACGAGGTCATCGGCTTCCACGACGGGTGGAAGGGCCTGCTCGAGTGCGACTACCGCAAGCTGGACCTCGACGCAGTGGGCGGCATCCTCGCCCGCGGCGGCACCATCCTCGGCTCCTCCCGCGTACAGCCCGCGCATCTGCGTGACGGCATCGAGCGGGCCAAGGAGCACGTCGCGGATCTCGGTCTCGACGCGATCATTCCGATCGGCGGCGAGGGCACCCTGAAGGCGGCCCGCCTCCTCTCGGACAACGGCCTCCCGATCGTCGGCGTACCGAAGACGATCGACAACGACATCGCCGTCACCGACGTGACGTTCGGCTTCGACACGGCCGTCGGTGTCGCCACCGAGGCGCTCGACCGCCTCAAGACCACCGCCGAGTCGCACCAGCGCGTGCTGATCGTCGAGGTCATGGGTCGGCACACCGGCTGGATCGCGCTGCACTCCGGCATGGCCGCGGGCGCGCACGCCGTCGTCGTGCCGGAACGCCCCTTCGACATCGACGAGCTGACCAAGAAGGTCGGTGAGCGGTTCGAGGCCGGCAAGAAGTTCGCCATCGTGGTCGTCGCCGAGGGCGCCAAGCCGCGGGCCGGCTCGATGGAGTACGACGAGGGCGGCAAGGACGTCTACGGCCACGAGCGCTTCGCGGGGATCGCCCGCCAGCTCTCCATCGAGCTGGAGCAGCGCCTCGGCAAGGAGGCACGCCCCGTGATCCTCGGTCATGTGCAGCGCGGCGGCACCCCCACCGCGTACGACCGCGTGCTCGCGACGCGGTTCGGCTGGCACGCCGTGGAGGCCGTGCACCGCGGCGAGTTCGGCAAGATGACCGCGCTGCGTGGCACCGACATCCTGATGGTGCCGCTGGCCGAGGCCGTGGAGACGCTGAAGACGGTCCCGGACGAGCGGTACGCCGAAGCCGAGTGCGTGCTCTGATCCACACCCGCTGATCCACACCCGCTCCAGGACACACAGAACTGCCCCCGGCCGAAACAGCGGCCGGGGGCAGTTCTACTCTGGGTGCGCACAATCCGTACGAAACGAGCAACAGGAGCCGGCGGATGGATCACAGCGGGCACGGCATGAACATGGATCTGCCGCCGTTCACGCTGGGGCGTGGCCTTCAATGGTCGGCCGACCCCTTCTTCCTCGTCGGGTGCCTGCTGGCGCTCGCCCTCTACGGATGGGGCGTGCTGCGCCTGGCCCGGCGCGGTGACGCGTGGCCGGTGTCCCGGACGATCGCGTACGTCGTGGGCGTGCTCACCATCGGTCTGGTGATGTGCACGAAGCTCAACGACTACGGCATGGTCATGTTCAGCGTGCACATGGTGCAACACATGGTCATCAGCATGCTGTCGCCGATCCTGCTCCTGATGGGCGCCCCGATCACGCTCGCGCTGCGGGCGCTGCCGGTGTCCGCGAAGCGCGGCAGCAAGGGGCCGCGTGAGCTGCTCCTCGCGCTGCTGCACAGCCGCTACCTGCGGATCATCACGCACGCGGCCTTCACGATCCCGCTGTTCATCGCGAGCCTGTACGCGCTCTACTTCACGCCGCTCTTCGACTTCCTCATGGGGTCCAAGGTCGGCCACCTCGCGATGATGGTGCACTTCCTCGCCGTCGGCCTGGTGTTCTTCTGGCCGATCATGGGCGTGGACCCGGGGCCCAACCGGCCCGGCTATGTGATGCGGATGCTGGAGCTGTTCGCGGGCATGCCGTTCCACGCCTTCTTCGGGATCGCGCTGATGATGGCGTCGACGACGATGGTCGGCACGTTCGAGAATCCGCCGGCCTCGCTGGGCATCGATCCGCTCGCCGACCAGACGGCGGCGGGCGGCATCGCCTGGGCGTTCAGCGAGGTGCCTTCAGTGCTTGTGCTGCTGGCCCTGCTCTTCCAGTGGAAGAAGTCGGAGGACCGGCAGGCGCGCCGCAAGGACCGGGCCGCGGACCGGGACGGCGACAAGGAGCTGGCGGCGTACAACGCCTACCTGGCCTCCCTCAACGCGCGCGGCCAGTAGCGCCACCCCGCGCGCGGCAGTAGCGCCACTACCCCGTTACGGGTGAATATGGCCTCCTGGTCGCGGCTCGGACTCCGTCCGGCCGCTGGGAGGAGGGTGTCATGCCCGGTTCCACGAAGACGATGGGTGCGTTCACCGTGGGCGGCCTGGTGGCCGTGACCGCCTACACGGTGGCGCTCGGCAGCAACGGGTGGCTGTGGTTCGGCTGGGTGGTGCTCGGCCTGCTCACTGTGGCGATGGTGGCGTCACGCAGCAACTGACGGCCGGCACCTTGGGGGGTCAGAAGCGGAAGACGTGGCCCGTCGACGCGTCCATCTCGCAGGCGTTGCCGAAGGTCTTGTGCCAGGAGATCGCCTTGCCGCGATACGTGCCGGTGGCCGCGACCGTGACCGGGTCGTACTGCTTGGTGCAGATCTGCTGTTCGACCGGCAGCGCGTCCAGGTCGCCGCCCGCCGCCCTGAGGTCGGCACAGGCCTCGGCGGCGTACGGGTGGTGGCCCGAGGGCTTGGGCGTGCAGCGCAGGAGGACACCCCGGACCCAGGTGTTCTCGGCTCCGGAGACCGTCAGGAACAGGCCCCGCGGCCGCTCGGACCCGGCGGGCCCGGTGGTCACGGCGTGGGCGGCCGGGGCGGCCGCGGCCAGGGACAGGAACGCGGCCGCGGCTACGTAGAGGGAACGCATACGGAAGACCTCCGGTGCTGTGACATCAGGGGACGTCGGGGTGGGGCGTCTCGGTGGGACGTCAGGGTGGGAACAGAGCACCCGCCGGGGCCGCCGCCGCCAAGCGGACGCGCCGTGCGGGCCCGGGACAGGGCCCGATCGGGCTCTCGCGCCGACGCTGCCGATTGGTTACTGTGCGCAAGCACGCGGCGGTACAAGCGGCAGTACAAGTGGTCCAAGTGGTTTGTGGGGGAAGGCGATCGGGATGTTCTACCGGCTGCTCAAGTACGTGATCCTCGGGCCGCTGCTGCGGCTGCTCTTCCGGCCCCGGATCGAGGGCCTGGAGTACATACCGGAATCCGGCGCCGCGATCGTCGCGGGCAATCATCTGTCGTTCTCCGATCACTTCCTGATGCCCGCGATCATCAAGCGGCGGATCACGTTCCTGGCGAAGGCCGAGTACTTCACGGGTCCCGGCATCAGGGGGCGTCTCACCGCCACGTTCTTCCGCAGCGCGGGTCAGATCCCGGTCGACCGCTCGGGCAAGGAGGCCGGGAAGGCTGCGATCCGCGAGGGCCTCGGGGTGCTGCGCCGCGGGGAGCTGCTCGGCATCTATCCGGAGGGCACGCGCTCGCACGACGGGCGCCTGTACAAGGGCAAGGTGGGCGTCGCCGCGATGGCGCTCAAGGCGGGGGCGCCGGTCGTCCCGTGCGCGATGATCGGCACGTTCGAGGCGCAGCCGCCGGGTCAGAAGATCCCGAACATGCGCCGGGTGACCATCAAGTTCGGCAAGCCGCTCGACTTCTCGCGCTACGACGGCATGGACGGCGAGAAGGCGATCCTGCGGGCGATCACCGACGAGATCATGTACGCGATCCTGGAGCTGTCCGGGCAGGAGTACGTCGACAAGTACGCGGCCCTGGTGAAGGCGGAGGCCGAGGAGGAGAAGGCCCGGAAGTTCCCGCGGCTGCCGCTGAGTTGATCTCCCCCGGTTCCCGCGGCTGCCACTGAGTTGGCCTCCCCCGGGTTCCGCGCTCTGCGCTGAGCAGATTCCGGGGTCCGGGCGGCCCCCGCCGACGTACGGTCCGGTCATGAAGAAAGCATTGGTGATCGGTGCGGCAGGGCAGATCGGGCGGCCCACGGTGCGGGCGCTCGCGGCGGACGGCTGGCAGGTGACGGCGGCCTCGCGCGGTGGCGGGCGGGACGCGGGCTGGCCGGGGGACGTGCGGGCGGTGGCGCTCGACCGGGAGGACGGGGACGCCGTCGCGGCGCTCGTCGGGGACGGGGTCGACCTCGTCGTGGACCTCATCGCCTTCACGCCGGCCCACGGACAGCAGCTCGCGGGGCTCGCCGACCGGATCGGTTCGGCCGTCGTGGCCTCCAGCGCGGCGGTGTACGAGGACGAGCAGGGGCGCGGCTTCCACACGCAGGAGCAGCCGGACGGCTGGCCGCGCTATCCCGTGCCGATCCCGGAGACGCAGCGGACGGCGTCACCCGGCGACGGATCCAGGGCGCGCAAGGTGCGGATCGAGCAGGATCTGCTGGCTCTCGGTGACCGGCTGCCGACGACCGTGCTGCGGCCGTCCGCCGTGCACGGCCCGTACTGCCGCACGCCCCGGGAGCTGTACTTCGTCAAGCGGAACCTGGACGGCCGCCGTACGCGCCTGCTCGCGTACAACGGCGAGAGCCGCTTCCATCCGGCGAGCACCCGGAACCTGGCGGAACTGGTGCGGCTCGCGGCGGCGCGGCCCGGATCCCGGGTGCTCAACGCGGCGGACCCCGACCATCCCTCGGTCGCCGAGATCGGCGCGATGATCGACGAGGTGATGGGCGTGGAGACCGAGACGGTGCTCGTCGACGGTCCTCCCCCGGCGCCGAACGTCGGGGACAGCCCCTGGTCGGTGCCGCTCCCGCTGATCCTCGACATGTCGGCCGCCGAACGGGAGCTCGGGTACAAGCCGGTGACGACGTACGCCGACGCGCTCCCGGAGACGGTCGAGTGGCTGGCCGCGCGGCTGCGGGAGCAGGACTGGGAGACCGGTTTCCCGAAGATGGTCGCCTCGTACACGACCGGCATCTTCGACTACGCGGCCGAGGACGCCTGGCTGGCGTCCTCGGCTGCGTAGGCCTACTGAACGGCTACGACTACGGCTTGGGCGTGGCGTGCGGGGCGCACGTCACGTCCTTCTTGTCGGTCTTGCCGGTGAGCAGGTAGCTGTCGACCCGGTCGTTGACGCAGGGGTTGGTGAGACCGGTGACGCCGTGCGAGCCCGCGTCCTTCTCGGTGATCAGGCGGGATCCCTTGAAGCGCTTGTGCAGCTCGACGGCGCCCTCGTACGGGGTGGCGGCGTCGCGCTCGGACTGCACGATCAGGACCGACGGCAGGCCCTTGCCGGTCTTCACGTCGAGCGGCGTCTGCTGCTTGGTCTTCCAGGTGGCGCAGGGCAGGTTCATCCACGCGTTGGCCCACGTCATGAACGGGTACTTCTTGTGGAGCTCGGTGTTGTCCCTGTCCCATTTGGACCAGCTGGTGGGCCACTTGGCG
Protein-coding sequences here:
- a CDS encoding SWIM zinc finger family protein, whose translation is MSHMEDDMRTFAALPPARGRAFAETWWGQAWLKALEDTALDTAQLKAGRRLARAGAVGAVSVRPGRITAVVEDRGGATHRSDVLLQCLDEDEWDGFLTMAAERAGHIAALLDRDMPPHLVEDASASGVELLPGIGDLEPRCDCDAWDHCAHTAALSYQLARLLDQDPFVLLLLRGRGERALLDELQVRSTVRTEPEAPHAAREAEGVDAAEAYASAIVLPPLPGPPPLPDEPGLPPSLDTETAPPAGTDVDALGFLGAQAATEAHRLLAEALSPGHEQRPAPPELTVPQDAVRLASASPVPHIRARLAEVGGRGREGLTLAVHAWEYGGAAALDVLDEDRTPDAEGLVRARAALDAAWDDDERPALKAARGRWSTADGQAQLRLGRDGRWWPYRKQRGRWAPAGPSASDPASALAGALGSADEDG
- a CDS encoding acyl-CoA dehydrogenase family protein, with protein sequence MAEFTMDLSDEQKEVRDWLHGFAADVIRPAAAEWDEREETPWPVIQEAAKLGIYSLDFYAQQFFDPSGLGIPMAMEELFWGDAGIGLSIVGTGLAAVGVLANGTEEQIGTWIPQMYGDANDVKVAAFCSSEPDAGSDVAAMRTRAVYDEAKDEWVLNGTKTWATNGGIANVHVVVASVDAELGSKGHASFIVPPNTPGLSQGQKFKKHGIRASHTAEVVLENVRVPGSCLLGGKDKLDERLARSREKAKKGGERVKNAAMATFEASRPAVGAMAVGTARAAYEEALEYAKTREQFGRPIIDNQGVAFQLADMRTQIDAARLLVWRASWMASTGKKFENAEGSMSKLFASETAKKVSAQAVQILGGNGFTREYPVERMHRDAAIYTIFEGTSEIQRLVIARTLSGMPIR
- a CDS encoding TetR family transcriptional regulator; this translates as METTQRNDQRADQQSAAERRRRELLEAADRVVLRDGPGASMNAIAAEAGITKPILYRHFGDKGGLYAALAMRHTDALLASLRAALDAPAERRERVEATLDTYLAAIEARPQVYRFLMHPSEGAPAESGFDVGRHSAPLLRRMGEELAEVIEERVDLGPGSQQLARVWGHGIVGMMHAAGDWWLGDRPCERAELVRALADLLWGRLAAAGDKVGGPGF
- the def gene encoding peptide deformylase codes for the protein MRHGSIPGASGRVRPLTLLGETVLHQPCAQVTDFGPDLARLVEDMFATMYAAQGVGLAANQVGEGLRVFVFDCEDDDDVRHVGHVVNPRLVEADGDVIRGPEGCLSLPGLEAGTPRFDHARVEGYDLGGEPVVIHGTGWFARCLQHECDHLEGRTYTERVTGWRRRKVLRQAAKAPWAT
- a CDS encoding Mur ligase family protein, encoding MSGNSEPMTPRAKLAVTAGRAAAAVSRAAGRGSGSVIGGKVALRLDPELLARVAQHLDVVLVSATNGKTTTTRLLAEALRASGPVVSNALGANMPAGITSALAGGGEAKYGVIEVDEKYLAGVARDTDPKAIALLNLSRDQLDRAGETRMLAEKWREGLSGSKAIVIANADDPLIVWAASSSPNVVWVAAGQEWKDDAWSCPACGGVMQRPGDDWFCGECGFRRPLASWALQGDHVIDPHGSAWPINLQLPGRANKANAATSAAVAACFGVPPQVALERMYQVQAVAGRYDVVQFQERDLRLLLAKNPAGWLETFTLIDPPPTPVILSVNARGADGTDTSWLWDVDYTRLAGHPICVIGDRRLDLAVRLEVAGLDFRVCETLDEAVQMSPPGRIELIANYTAFQDVRRRVGN
- a CDS encoding type 1 glutamine amidotransferase; this translates as MSDNSLRLVWVYPDLLSTYGDQGNALVVERRAQQRRLQVERYDVRSDQAVPTSGDIYLIGGGEDRPQRLAAERLRRDGGLERAVANGAIVFSVCAGYQILGHEFVNDLGEREPGLGLLDVVSTRGEGERCVGDVLGDIDPSLGLPELTGFENHQGVTHLGPTARAFARTRMGKGNGTGDGTEGAFNDTVFGTYMHGPVLARNPQIADLLIKLALDVNALPPVNDHWYEELRSERIAAATTQPA
- a CDS encoding 6-phosphofructokinase: MRIGVLTSGGDCPGLNAVIRSVVHRAVVDHGDEVIGFHDGWKGLLECDYRKLDLDAVGGILARGGTILGSSRVQPAHLRDGIERAKEHVADLGLDAIIPIGGEGTLKAARLLSDNGLPIVGVPKTIDNDIAVTDVTFGFDTAVGVATEALDRLKTTAESHQRVLIVEVMGRHTGWIALHSGMAAGAHAVVVPERPFDIDELTKKVGERFEAGKKFAIVVVAEGAKPRAGSMEYDEGGKDVYGHERFAGIARQLSIELEQRLGKEARPVILGHVQRGGTPTAYDRVLATRFGWHAVEAVHRGEFGKMTALRGTDILMVPLAEAVETLKTVPDERYAEAECVL
- a CDS encoding cytochrome c oxidase assembly protein; protein product: MDHSGHGMNMDLPPFTLGRGLQWSADPFFLVGCLLALALYGWGVLRLARRGDAWPVSRTIAYVVGVLTIGLVMCTKLNDYGMVMFSVHMVQHMVISMLSPILLLMGAPITLALRALPVSAKRGSKGPRELLLALLHSRYLRIITHAAFTIPLFIASLYALYFTPLFDFLMGSKVGHLAMMVHFLAVGLVFFWPIMGVDPGPNRPGYVMRMLELFAGMPFHAFFGIALMMASTTMVGTFENPPASLGIDPLADQTAAGGIAWAFSEVPSVLVLLALLFQWKKSEDRQARRKDRAADRDGDKELAAYNAYLASLNARGQ
- a CDS encoding subtilase-type protease inhibitor; translated protein: MRSLYVAAAAFLSLAAAAPAAHAVTTGPAGSERPRGLFLTVSGAENTWVRGVLLRCTPKPSGHHPYAAEACADLRAAGGDLDALPVEQQICTKQYDPVTVAATGTYRGKAISWHKTFGNACEMDASTGHVFRF
- a CDS encoding lysophospholipid acyltransferase family protein, which gives rise to MFYRLLKYVILGPLLRLLFRPRIEGLEYIPESGAAIVAGNHLSFSDHFLMPAIIKRRITFLAKAEYFTGPGIRGRLTATFFRSAGQIPVDRSGKEAGKAAIREGLGVLRRGELLGIYPEGTRSHDGRLYKGKVGVAAMALKAGAPVVPCAMIGTFEAQPPGQKIPNMRRVTIKFGKPLDFSRYDGMDGEKAILRAITDEIMYAILELSGQEYVDKYAALVKAEAEEEKARKFPRLPLS
- a CDS encoding NAD-dependent epimerase/dehydratase family protein, coding for MKKALVIGAAGQIGRPTVRALAADGWQVTAASRGGGRDAGWPGDVRAVALDREDGDAVAALVGDGVDLVVDLIAFTPAHGQQLAGLADRIGSAVVASSAAVYEDEQGRGFHTQEQPDGWPRYPVPIPETQRTASPGDGSRARKVRIEQDLLALGDRLPTTVLRPSAVHGPYCRTPRELYFVKRNLDGRRTRLLAYNGESRFHPASTRNLAELVRLAAARPGSRVLNAADPDHPSVAEIGAMIDEVMGVETETVLVDGPPPAPNVGDSPWSVPLPLILDMSAAERELGYKPVTTYADALPETVEWLAARLREQDWETGFPKMVASYTTGIFDYAAEDAWLASSAA